A single region of the Oncorhynchus keta strain PuntledgeMale-10-30-2019 chromosome 4, Oket_V2, whole genome shotgun sequence genome encodes:
- the LOC118369743 gene encoding histone-lysine N-methyltransferase EZH2-like isoform X1, with amino-acid sequence MRRGSEFRLLPLHSTIARLTMVLTGKRSVKGPVGWGRRVKCEYMRLRFRRADEVKSMFNSNRQRILERTDILNAEWKSRRIQPLHIMTSVSSLRGTRECTVDSGFSEFSKQVIPLKTLNAVTSVPVMYSWSPLQQNFMVEDETVLHNIPYMGDEILDQDGTFIEELIKNYDGKVHGDRECGFINDEIFVELVGALTQYSDNEEDFNEDEQELKMELCEGKDHMVEDPHQESLINTESQGSSDSSKKIPSDKIFEAISSMFPDKGSAEELKEKYKELTEPQLPGALPPECTPNMDGPNARSVQREHSLHSFHTLFCRRCFKYDCFLHRESFHATPNTYKRKNMENLVDSKPCGDECYMYLVQDGLMREYPDGMANERSKTPSKRPMIRHRGRPSGNSRPSTPTVSTDTKDTDSEQEGKYDDDDDDKKDTISSSGTHHHPHTHTPTHTNHYFVCVLEGISQCQTPVKLKLTCDLQIVDWSAAEVSLFRVLIGTYYDNYCPIARLLGTKTCRQVYEFRVKESSIISRTPAENEETPPRKKKRKHHRLWATYCRKIQLKKDGSSNHVYNYQPCDHPRQPCDSSCPCVTAQNFCEKFCQCSSECQNRFPGCRCKAQCNTKQCPCYLAVRECDPDLCLTCGAAEHWDSKNVSCKNCSIQRGAKKHLLLAPSDIAGWGIFIKEPVQKNEFISEYCGEIISQDEADRRGKVYDKYMCSFLFNLNNDFVVDATRKGNKVRFANHSVHPNCYAKVMMVNGDHRIGIFAKRSIQTGEELFFDYRYSQADSLKYVGIERESEIP; translated from the exons atgaggagaggaagtgaaTTCAGACTGTTGCCACTACACTCTACCATTGCAAG GTTGACCATGGTGCTGACAGGGAAGCGGTCTGTGAAGGGACCAGTGGGTTGGGGGAGGAGGGTGAAGTGTGAGTACATGAGGCTACGCTTCAGACGGGCCGACGAGGtcaag AGTATGTTTAACTCTAACCGTCAGAGGATCCTGGAGCGGACAGACATCCTGAACGCTGAGTGGAAGTCCAGGAGGATCCAGCCCCTTCACATCATGACATCTGTTAGCTCCTTACGAGGGACCAGAGAG TGCACGGTGGACAGTGGTTTCTCTGAGTTCTCCAAACAGGTGATCCCTCTGAAGACGCTCAACGCTGTGACCTCTGTACCTGTCATGTACTCCTGGTCCCCGCTACAGCAGAACTTCATG GTAGAAGATGAGACGGTTCTCCACAACATCCCCTACATGGGAGACGAGATTCTGGACCAAGACGGAACCTTCATAGAGGAGCTCATCAAGAACTACGACGGCAAAGTTCACGGAGACAGGG AGTGTGGCTTCATTAACGATGAGATCTTTGTGGAGCTGGTGGGGGCCCTGACCCAGTACAGTGACAACGAGGAGGATTTTAATGAAGACGAGCAAGAGTTGAAGATGGAGCTGTGTGAGGGGAAGGACCACATGGTTGAGGATCCCCACCAGGAATCCCTGATCAACACTGAAA GCCAAGGCAGCAGTGACAGTTCCAAGAAGATTCCGTCTGATAAGATCTTTGAGGCCATTTCCTCCATGTTCCCTGATAAGGGCTCCGCAGAGGAACTCAAAGAGAA GTACAAGGAGCTGACAGAGCCCCAGTTGCCGGGTGCATTGCCTCCAGAGTGTACTCCTAACATGGACGGTCCTAACGCTCGCTCCGTTCAGAGAGAACACAGTCTACACTCCTTCCACACACTGTTCTGCCGACGCTGCTTCAAATACGACTGCTTCCTGCACCGTGAGT cctTCCATGCCACTCCTAACACCTATAAGCGTAAAAACATGGAGAATCTGGTGGACAGTAAACCCTGTGGTGACGAGTGCTATATGTACCTGGTGcag GATGGTTTGATGAGGGAGTACCCTGACGGCATGGCAAACGAGAGGTCCAAGACTCCTTCCAAACGCCCCATGATCCGTCACCGGGGACGACCGAGCGGCAACAGTCGGCCCAGCACACCAACAGTCTCCACGGATACCAAAGACACGGACAGCGAGCAGGAGGGGAAAtacgacgatgatgatgatgataagaaGGACACCATCAGCAGCTCAGGTACGcaccaccacccacacacacacacgccaacacACACCAACCATTACTTTGTGTGTGTTCTAGAGGGTATCTCACAGTGCCAGACTCCAGTGAAGTTGAAGCTGACGTGTGATCTTCAGATAGTTGATTGGAGCGCTGCCGAGGTTTCACTCTTTAGGGTTCTCATCGGAACCTACTATGATAACTACTGCCCTATAGCACGACTCCTAGGAACCAAGACCTGCAGACAG GTGTACGAGTTCCGTGTAAAGGAGTCTAGTATCATCTCTCGCACCCCGGCCGAGAACGAAGAAACGCCCCCTCGCAAGAAGAAACGGAAACACCACAG GTTATGGGCCACTTACTGCAGGAAGATCCAGCTGAAGAAAG ATGGCTCGTCCAACCACGTGTATAACTACCAGCCATGTGACCACCCCCGCCAGCCCTGTGACTCCTCCTGCCCCTGCGTCACCGCTCAGAACTTCTGTGAGAAATTCTGCCAGTGCAGCTCAGAGT gtcagaaCCGTTTCCCAGGATGCAGGTGTAAGGCCCAGTGCAACACCAAGCAGTGTCCGTGTTACCTGGCGGTCAGGGAGTGTGACCCTGACCTGTGTCTGACCTGCGGAGCCGCTGAACACTGGGACAGCAAGAACGTCTCCTGTAAAAACTGCTCCATACAGAGGGGGGCCAAGAAG CACCTACTCTTAGCGCCGTCTGACATCGCAGGCTGGGGCATCTTCATCAAAGAGCCAGTTCAGAAGAATGAGTTCATCTCTGAGTACTGTGGAGAG ATAATCTCCCAAGATGAGGCTGATCGCAGAGGGAAGGTCTATGACAAATACATGTGTAGCTTCTTGTTCAACCTCAAcaatg ACTTTGTAGTGGATGCTACTAGGAAGGGAAACAAGGTTCGTTTCGCCAACCATTCCGTCCATCCCAACTGCTATGCAAAAG tgatGATGGTGAATGGGGACCACAGGATAGGGATCTTCGCTAAGAGAAGCATCCAGACTGGAGAGGAGCTCTTCTTtgactacag
- the LOC118369743 gene encoding histone-lysine N-methyltransferase EZH2-like isoform X4, translated as MRRGSEFRLLPLHSTIARLTMVLTGKRSVKGPVGWGRRVKCEYMRLRFRRADEVKSMFNSNRQRILERTDILNAEWKSRRIQPLHIMTSVSSLRGTRECTVDSGFSEFSKQVIPLKTLNAVTSVPVMYSWSPLQQNFMVEDETVLHNIPYMGDEILDQDGTFIEELIKNYDGKVHGDRECGFINDEIFVELVGALTQYSDNEEDFNEDEQELKMELCEGKDHMVEDPHQESLINTESQGSSDSSKKIPSDKIFEAISSMFPDKGSAEELKEKYKELTEPQLPGALPPECTPNMDGPNARSVQREHSLHSFHTLFCRRCFKYDCFLHPFHATPNTYKRKNMENLVDSKPCGDECYMYLVQDGLMREYPDGMANERSKTPSKRPMIRHRGRPSGNSRPSTPTVSTDTKDTDSEQEGKYDDDDDDKKDTISSSGTHHHPHTHTPTHTNHYFVCVLEGISQCQTPVKLKLTCDLQIVDWSAAEVSLFRVLIGTYYDNYCPIARLLGTKTCRQVYEFRVKESSIISRTPAENEETPPRKKKRKHHRLWATYCRKIQLKKDGSSNHVYNYQPCDHPRQPCDSSCPCVTAQNFCEKFCQCSSECQNRFPGCRCKAQCNTKQCPCYLAVRECDPDLCLTCGAAEHWDSKNVSCKNCSIQRGAKKHLLLAPSDIAGWGIFIKEPVQKNEFISEYCGEIISQDEADRRGKVYDKYMCSFLFNLNNDFVVDATRKGNKVRFANHSVHPNCYAKVMMVNGDHRIGIFAKRSIQTGEELFFDYRYSQADSLKYVGIERESEIP; from the exons atgaggagaggaagtgaaTTCAGACTGTTGCCACTACACTCTACCATTGCAAG GTTGACCATGGTGCTGACAGGGAAGCGGTCTGTGAAGGGACCAGTGGGTTGGGGGAGGAGGGTGAAGTGTGAGTACATGAGGCTACGCTTCAGACGGGCCGACGAGGtcaag AGTATGTTTAACTCTAACCGTCAGAGGATCCTGGAGCGGACAGACATCCTGAACGCTGAGTGGAAGTCCAGGAGGATCCAGCCCCTTCACATCATGACATCTGTTAGCTCCTTACGAGGGACCAGAGAG TGCACGGTGGACAGTGGTTTCTCTGAGTTCTCCAAACAGGTGATCCCTCTGAAGACGCTCAACGCTGTGACCTCTGTACCTGTCATGTACTCCTGGTCCCCGCTACAGCAGAACTTCATG GTAGAAGATGAGACGGTTCTCCACAACATCCCCTACATGGGAGACGAGATTCTGGACCAAGACGGAACCTTCATAGAGGAGCTCATCAAGAACTACGACGGCAAAGTTCACGGAGACAGGG AGTGTGGCTTCATTAACGATGAGATCTTTGTGGAGCTGGTGGGGGCCCTGACCCAGTACAGTGACAACGAGGAGGATTTTAATGAAGACGAGCAAGAGTTGAAGATGGAGCTGTGTGAGGGGAAGGACCACATGGTTGAGGATCCCCACCAGGAATCCCTGATCAACACTGAAA GCCAAGGCAGCAGTGACAGTTCCAAGAAGATTCCGTCTGATAAGATCTTTGAGGCCATTTCCTCCATGTTCCCTGATAAGGGCTCCGCAGAGGAACTCAAAGAGAA GTACAAGGAGCTGACAGAGCCCCAGTTGCCGGGTGCATTGCCTCCAGAGTGTACTCCTAACATGGACGGTCCTAACGCTCGCTCCGTTCAGAGAGAACACAGTCTACACTCCTTCCACACACTGTTCTGCCGACGCTGCTTCAAATACGACTGCTTCCTGCACC cctTCCATGCCACTCCTAACACCTATAAGCGTAAAAACATGGAGAATCTGGTGGACAGTAAACCCTGTGGTGACGAGTGCTATATGTACCTGGTGcag GATGGTTTGATGAGGGAGTACCCTGACGGCATGGCAAACGAGAGGTCCAAGACTCCTTCCAAACGCCCCATGATCCGTCACCGGGGACGACCGAGCGGCAACAGTCGGCCCAGCACACCAACAGTCTCCACGGATACCAAAGACACGGACAGCGAGCAGGAGGGGAAAtacgacgatgatgatgatgataagaaGGACACCATCAGCAGCTCAGGTACGcaccaccacccacacacacacacgccaacacACACCAACCATTACTTTGTGTGTGTTCTAGAGGGTATCTCACAGTGCCAGACTCCAGTGAAGTTGAAGCTGACGTGTGATCTTCAGATAGTTGATTGGAGCGCTGCCGAGGTTTCACTCTTTAGGGTTCTCATCGGAACCTACTATGATAACTACTGCCCTATAGCACGACTCCTAGGAACCAAGACCTGCAGACAG GTGTACGAGTTCCGTGTAAAGGAGTCTAGTATCATCTCTCGCACCCCGGCCGAGAACGAAGAAACGCCCCCTCGCAAGAAGAAACGGAAACACCACAG GTTATGGGCCACTTACTGCAGGAAGATCCAGCTGAAGAAAG ATGGCTCGTCCAACCACGTGTATAACTACCAGCCATGTGACCACCCCCGCCAGCCCTGTGACTCCTCCTGCCCCTGCGTCACCGCTCAGAACTTCTGTGAGAAATTCTGCCAGTGCAGCTCAGAGT gtcagaaCCGTTTCCCAGGATGCAGGTGTAAGGCCCAGTGCAACACCAAGCAGTGTCCGTGTTACCTGGCGGTCAGGGAGTGTGACCCTGACCTGTGTCTGACCTGCGGAGCCGCTGAACACTGGGACAGCAAGAACGTCTCCTGTAAAAACTGCTCCATACAGAGGGGGGCCAAGAAG CACCTACTCTTAGCGCCGTCTGACATCGCAGGCTGGGGCATCTTCATCAAAGAGCCAGTTCAGAAGAATGAGTTCATCTCTGAGTACTGTGGAGAG ATAATCTCCCAAGATGAGGCTGATCGCAGAGGGAAGGTCTATGACAAATACATGTGTAGCTTCTTGTTCAACCTCAAcaatg ACTTTGTAGTGGATGCTACTAGGAAGGGAAACAAGGTTCGTTTCGCCAACCATTCCGTCCATCCCAACTGCTATGCAAAAG tgatGATGGTGAATGGGGACCACAGGATAGGGATCTTCGCTAAGAGAAGCATCCAGACTGGAGAGGAGCTCTTCTTtgactacag
- the LOC118369743 gene encoding histone-lysine N-methyltransferase EZH2-like isoform X6 → MRRGSEFRLLPLHSTIARLTMVLTGKRSVKGPVGWGRRVKCEYMRLRFRRADEVKSMFNSNRQRILERTDILNAEWKSRRIQPLHIMTSVSSLRGTRECTVDSGFSEFSKQVIPLKTLNAVTSVPVMYSWSPLQQNFMVEDETVLHNIPYMGDEILDQDGTFIEELIKNYDGKVHGDRECGFINDEIFVELVGALTQYSDNEEDFNEDEQELKMELCEGKDHMVEDPHQESLINTESQGSSDSSKKIPSDKIFEAISSMFPDKGSAEELKEKYKELTEPQLPGALPPECTPNMDGPNARSVQREHSLHSFHTLFCRRCFKYDCFLHRESFHATPNTYKRKNMENLVDSKPCGDECYMYLVQDGLMREYPDGMANERSKTPSKRPMIRHRGRPSGNSRPSTPTVSTDTKDTDSEQEGKYDDDDDDKKDTISSSEGISQCQTPVKLKLTCDLQIVDWSAAEVSLFRVLIGTYYDNYCPIARLLGTKTCRQVYEFRVKESSIISRTPAENEETPPRKKKRKHHRLWATYCRKIQLKKDGSSNHVYNYQPCDHPRQPCDSSCPCVTAQNFCEKFCQCSSECQNRFPGCRCKAQCNTKQCPCYLAVRECDPDLCLTCGAAEHWDSKNVSCKNCSIQRGAKKHLLLAPSDIAGWGIFIKEPVQKNEFISEYCGEIISQDEADRRGKVYDKYMCSFLFNLNNDFVVDATRKGNKVRFANHSVHPNCYAKVMMVNGDHRIGIFAKRSIQTGEELFFDYRYSQADSLKYVGIERESEIP, encoded by the exons atgaggagaggaagtgaaTTCAGACTGTTGCCACTACACTCTACCATTGCAAG GTTGACCATGGTGCTGACAGGGAAGCGGTCTGTGAAGGGACCAGTGGGTTGGGGGAGGAGGGTGAAGTGTGAGTACATGAGGCTACGCTTCAGACGGGCCGACGAGGtcaag AGTATGTTTAACTCTAACCGTCAGAGGATCCTGGAGCGGACAGACATCCTGAACGCTGAGTGGAAGTCCAGGAGGATCCAGCCCCTTCACATCATGACATCTGTTAGCTCCTTACGAGGGACCAGAGAG TGCACGGTGGACAGTGGTTTCTCTGAGTTCTCCAAACAGGTGATCCCTCTGAAGACGCTCAACGCTGTGACCTCTGTACCTGTCATGTACTCCTGGTCCCCGCTACAGCAGAACTTCATG GTAGAAGATGAGACGGTTCTCCACAACATCCCCTACATGGGAGACGAGATTCTGGACCAAGACGGAACCTTCATAGAGGAGCTCATCAAGAACTACGACGGCAAAGTTCACGGAGACAGGG AGTGTGGCTTCATTAACGATGAGATCTTTGTGGAGCTGGTGGGGGCCCTGACCCAGTACAGTGACAACGAGGAGGATTTTAATGAAGACGAGCAAGAGTTGAAGATGGAGCTGTGTGAGGGGAAGGACCACATGGTTGAGGATCCCCACCAGGAATCCCTGATCAACACTGAAA GCCAAGGCAGCAGTGACAGTTCCAAGAAGATTCCGTCTGATAAGATCTTTGAGGCCATTTCCTCCATGTTCCCTGATAAGGGCTCCGCAGAGGAACTCAAAGAGAA GTACAAGGAGCTGACAGAGCCCCAGTTGCCGGGTGCATTGCCTCCAGAGTGTACTCCTAACATGGACGGTCCTAACGCTCGCTCCGTTCAGAGAGAACACAGTCTACACTCCTTCCACACACTGTTCTGCCGACGCTGCTTCAAATACGACTGCTTCCTGCACCGTGAGT cctTCCATGCCACTCCTAACACCTATAAGCGTAAAAACATGGAGAATCTGGTGGACAGTAAACCCTGTGGTGACGAGTGCTATATGTACCTGGTGcag GATGGTTTGATGAGGGAGTACCCTGACGGCATGGCAAACGAGAGGTCCAAGACTCCTTCCAAACGCCCCATGATCCGTCACCGGGGACGACCGAGCGGCAACAGTCGGCCCAGCACACCAACAGTCTCCACGGATACCAAAGACACGGACAGCGAGCAGGAGGGGAAAtacgacgatgatgatgatgataagaaGGACACCATCAGCAGCTCAG AGGGTATCTCACAGTGCCAGACTCCAGTGAAGTTGAAGCTGACGTGTGATCTTCAGATAGTTGATTGGAGCGCTGCCGAGGTTTCACTCTTTAGGGTTCTCATCGGAACCTACTATGATAACTACTGCCCTATAGCACGACTCCTAGGAACCAAGACCTGCAGACAG GTGTACGAGTTCCGTGTAAAGGAGTCTAGTATCATCTCTCGCACCCCGGCCGAGAACGAAGAAACGCCCCCTCGCAAGAAGAAACGGAAACACCACAG GTTATGGGCCACTTACTGCAGGAAGATCCAGCTGAAGAAAG ATGGCTCGTCCAACCACGTGTATAACTACCAGCCATGTGACCACCCCCGCCAGCCCTGTGACTCCTCCTGCCCCTGCGTCACCGCTCAGAACTTCTGTGAGAAATTCTGCCAGTGCAGCTCAGAGT gtcagaaCCGTTTCCCAGGATGCAGGTGTAAGGCCCAGTGCAACACCAAGCAGTGTCCGTGTTACCTGGCGGTCAGGGAGTGTGACCCTGACCTGTGTCTGACCTGCGGAGCCGCTGAACACTGGGACAGCAAGAACGTCTCCTGTAAAAACTGCTCCATACAGAGGGGGGCCAAGAAG CACCTACTCTTAGCGCCGTCTGACATCGCAGGCTGGGGCATCTTCATCAAAGAGCCAGTTCAGAAGAATGAGTTCATCTCTGAGTACTGTGGAGAG ATAATCTCCCAAGATGAGGCTGATCGCAGAGGGAAGGTCTATGACAAATACATGTGTAGCTTCTTGTTCAACCTCAAcaatg ACTTTGTAGTGGATGCTACTAGGAAGGGAAACAAGGTTCGTTTCGCCAACCATTCCGTCCATCCCAACTGCTATGCAAAAG tgatGATGGTGAATGGGGACCACAGGATAGGGATCTTCGCTAAGAGAAGCATCCAGACTGGAGAGGAGCTCTTCTTtgactacag
- the LOC118369743 gene encoding histone-lysine N-methyltransferase EZH2-like isoform X7, whose product MRRGSEFRLLPLHSTIARLTMVLTGKRSVKGPVGWGRRVKCEYMRLRFRRADEVKSMFNSNRQRILERTDILNAEWKSRRIQPLHIMTSVSSLRGTRECTVDSGFSEFSKQVIPLKTLNAVTSVPVMYSWSPLQQNFMVEDETVLHNIPYMGDEILDQDGTFIEELIKNYDGKVHGDRECGFINDEIFVELVGALTQYSDNEEDFNEDEQELKMELCEGKDHMVEDPHQESLINTESQGSSDSSKKIPSDKIFEAISSMFPDKGSAEELKEKYKELTEPQLPGALPPECTPNMDGPNARSVQREHSLHSFHTLFCRRCFKYDCFLHPFHATPNTYKRKNMENLVDSKPCGDECYMYLVQDGLMREYPDGMANERSKTPSKRPMIRHRGRPSGNSRPSTPTVSTDTKDTDSEQEGKYDDDDDDKKDTISSSEGISQCQTPVKLKLTCDLQIVDWSAAEVSLFRVLIGTYYDNYCPIARLLGTKTCRQVYEFRVKESSIISRTPAENEETPPRKKKRKHHRLWATYCRKIQLKKDGSSNHVYNYQPCDHPRQPCDSSCPCVTAQNFCEKFCQCSSECQNRFPGCRCKAQCNTKQCPCYLAVRECDPDLCLTCGAAEHWDSKNVSCKNCSIQRGAKKHLLLAPSDIAGWGIFIKEPVQKNEFISEYCGEIISQDEADRRGKVYDKYMCSFLFNLNNDFVVDATRKGNKVRFANHSVHPNCYAKVMMVNGDHRIGIFAKRSIQTGEELFFDYRYSQADSLKYVGIERESEIP is encoded by the exons atgaggagaggaagtgaaTTCAGACTGTTGCCACTACACTCTACCATTGCAAG GTTGACCATGGTGCTGACAGGGAAGCGGTCTGTGAAGGGACCAGTGGGTTGGGGGAGGAGGGTGAAGTGTGAGTACATGAGGCTACGCTTCAGACGGGCCGACGAGGtcaag AGTATGTTTAACTCTAACCGTCAGAGGATCCTGGAGCGGACAGACATCCTGAACGCTGAGTGGAAGTCCAGGAGGATCCAGCCCCTTCACATCATGACATCTGTTAGCTCCTTACGAGGGACCAGAGAG TGCACGGTGGACAGTGGTTTCTCTGAGTTCTCCAAACAGGTGATCCCTCTGAAGACGCTCAACGCTGTGACCTCTGTACCTGTCATGTACTCCTGGTCCCCGCTACAGCAGAACTTCATG GTAGAAGATGAGACGGTTCTCCACAACATCCCCTACATGGGAGACGAGATTCTGGACCAAGACGGAACCTTCATAGAGGAGCTCATCAAGAACTACGACGGCAAAGTTCACGGAGACAGGG AGTGTGGCTTCATTAACGATGAGATCTTTGTGGAGCTGGTGGGGGCCCTGACCCAGTACAGTGACAACGAGGAGGATTTTAATGAAGACGAGCAAGAGTTGAAGATGGAGCTGTGTGAGGGGAAGGACCACATGGTTGAGGATCCCCACCAGGAATCCCTGATCAACACTGAAA GCCAAGGCAGCAGTGACAGTTCCAAGAAGATTCCGTCTGATAAGATCTTTGAGGCCATTTCCTCCATGTTCCCTGATAAGGGCTCCGCAGAGGAACTCAAAGAGAA GTACAAGGAGCTGACAGAGCCCCAGTTGCCGGGTGCATTGCCTCCAGAGTGTACTCCTAACATGGACGGTCCTAACGCTCGCTCCGTTCAGAGAGAACACAGTCTACACTCCTTCCACACACTGTTCTGCCGACGCTGCTTCAAATACGACTGCTTCCTGCACC cctTCCATGCCACTCCTAACACCTATAAGCGTAAAAACATGGAGAATCTGGTGGACAGTAAACCCTGTGGTGACGAGTGCTATATGTACCTGGTGcag GATGGTTTGATGAGGGAGTACCCTGACGGCATGGCAAACGAGAGGTCCAAGACTCCTTCCAAACGCCCCATGATCCGTCACCGGGGACGACCGAGCGGCAACAGTCGGCCCAGCACACCAACAGTCTCCACGGATACCAAAGACACGGACAGCGAGCAGGAGGGGAAAtacgacgatgatgatgatgataagaaGGACACCATCAGCAGCTCAG AGGGTATCTCACAGTGCCAGACTCCAGTGAAGTTGAAGCTGACGTGTGATCTTCAGATAGTTGATTGGAGCGCTGCCGAGGTTTCACTCTTTAGGGTTCTCATCGGAACCTACTATGATAACTACTGCCCTATAGCACGACTCCTAGGAACCAAGACCTGCAGACAG GTGTACGAGTTCCGTGTAAAGGAGTCTAGTATCATCTCTCGCACCCCGGCCGAGAACGAAGAAACGCCCCCTCGCAAGAAGAAACGGAAACACCACAG GTTATGGGCCACTTACTGCAGGAAGATCCAGCTGAAGAAAG ATGGCTCGTCCAACCACGTGTATAACTACCAGCCATGTGACCACCCCCGCCAGCCCTGTGACTCCTCCTGCCCCTGCGTCACCGCTCAGAACTTCTGTGAGAAATTCTGCCAGTGCAGCTCAGAGT gtcagaaCCGTTTCCCAGGATGCAGGTGTAAGGCCCAGTGCAACACCAAGCAGTGTCCGTGTTACCTGGCGGTCAGGGAGTGTGACCCTGACCTGTGTCTGACCTGCGGAGCCGCTGAACACTGGGACAGCAAGAACGTCTCCTGTAAAAACTGCTCCATACAGAGGGGGGCCAAGAAG CACCTACTCTTAGCGCCGTCTGACATCGCAGGCTGGGGCATCTTCATCAAAGAGCCAGTTCAGAAGAATGAGTTCATCTCTGAGTACTGTGGAGAG ATAATCTCCCAAGATGAGGCTGATCGCAGAGGGAAGGTCTATGACAAATACATGTGTAGCTTCTTGTTCAACCTCAAcaatg ACTTTGTAGTGGATGCTACTAGGAAGGGAAACAAGGTTCGTTTCGCCAACCATTCCGTCCATCCCAACTGCTATGCAAAAG tgatGATGGTGAATGGGGACCACAGGATAGGGATCTTCGCTAAGAGAAGCATCCAGACTGGAGAGGAGCTCTTCTTtgactacag